The DNA segment AGTGCTTTTCCATTGTCATTAAGCATTAGAACAACATTAAGAAAGAAAGTAACATTTGAATTTCTATACCCTGTAAATACAAATACCATTTAAAATTTATGCCAAGTCTCCCTGCCAAAGCATTCAGTCCAAAATTTAAGAGACTACTAATAGTAAATAAACTTAAACCTGTGTACCAAACTGGACATTCAAGTCTATGCCTTCACCTTAATATCCATGAGCTAGCTCTTTTGTACCAACAGACCCCTCCACATCAGTAATGCAAGACAGAAAAAGGGCCCAAAGGTTTTTATTCTTCCCtatttcctgtatttttgtattattttgctATGAGTGACAACAAAACTCCCTTTATTTTgagatatatattatattaaggCTTTTAAAATTCTTGTATAGTGCCCACAAATATCTTTAACCATCCCCCACCCAGAATCCTGAATTTCTAAGCAGCTTGATCTGGAGCCTTCACAGTAAGAGAACCCCAAGAAGTTGCTACCATTACCTTCAACTTACTTCCTAAgaaaaatgacacaaaaaatAAACTCACAAAGTGTTATCTAAGAGATCAAAACAGATTAGGGGAGATCTTTAAATTATGATGAACTACTGCTGCATGAACCAGGTATTGGGTTAAAGTCCAAATAAATCTGATGTGGTTCTATGCTGTAAACCCAcaagtgtgtgtgtatatacatacaGATACACGTATGTGTTTTAGAAGTCTCTTTTGGTTTCAAGTCTCATTTGCTATAAACCACTGACAACTTTATATTCACGCCCCATTGTCTCTGAATAGctaaagtaatttaaaatagaaGCTCTGTTTTTGAGAACCTCTGGGCCTTCTTAGATAATCAATCATTAAAAAGTAGTTTGAAAGACACCAAATATAGTTTCTCCACTTTTATCAATCCATAAACTGAAGTGACTGCTAAGTATTTAAACTGCAGAGCAACTAAACTGTTTTAAGACACTAAGATCTTTCTCAAACAATAGGTATCTATACACTATATGCAAAAACATTTTCACTGGTTTCAGTGGTGTTGTTAAACTAAAAGGCAAGTCAGAACTTAAAAGACTACAATCACAGAAACAAATTCACATAGTAtcaatgtttttatttaaaagagaTCATGCACAGAGTTAccagaaaggaagagagaatCTTCCACAGGAAGAAATCTTGCAGACAGACATCTGTGTTTTAGTGGTGTCCTTCCACACACAGCATTAAATCATAAGAAATTGGGTAGAGCTGGTTTCTATTCACCAAAGCCCAGATTCCTTGTGGCAAGTGCTACATGAATGAGTTTTGGAAAACTCATGTAAACCTCATGCAGGTTGAGGATGTGCAAAGGATGTTTCAAGAGTGACAATGTACACACAGTTAGCAACTGctattgctttttttctgcCAATACTTGAGGATGAAGGACACAATCTAGGTCCAGGTTATGAGAGTTGTCTTCCAAAGAAAACCTAAAAATGTTCAGAGAAGTTACCATTCTCTTTTCCCTCCTTCTTTATCTCACTATTTCCAAATATTGTCTTTAGTTCTACTGACTGAAGCAGAAGCTTCACCTATGGTGATGGAAGTGCCCACTAGATCTACTTCCCTTTGAAATCAGGAACAAGACAGATCCAACTGACTGACTCTAGAAGTTAGTGGTAAAAATTATTaatcagtttaaaaccatttagcccagctgcagggagctaGAGCAAAAGAAAGGGACAGATCTCAGAAACTCACGCTTAATAGGAGGTGACGAGGTAGCAGAACCTTTAAAAGACTTACCAACATCCTCCAGAGACCACTGGCctagtttttaaaaatctacaaATACTCCTGGTGACCTAGCCACtgtcaggagcagggaaagggctgACTTGTTAGTCCACAGGGAACGTGACATCACCTACATGAACACACAGCAAGAGAAGGGCAAATCTGCAGTAGGGCCCTCCTCTCTGTGCCCAAATCACAAATCATTCAACAGCAAGTTTAAATCATCAATTTATAAAAATCTCCAAGTAAAGACCAATACTCACCGGAAAGTTTTGACAAGATTTTTTAGCTCTGTGTAGACATCACCTGAAGCAATGTGAAGAGGGCCCAAAACTGCAGATAATCTAGAAGGCAAAAGACACCAGTCACTAtacattttcctctctttctcatTTCTTCTGAAGTAGGCTTTCTACCAAAGCTTATCAAGGTtagtaaaaaggaaaagagattgACTTCTGTGCAGCAGGTCAGGCCTCTAGTTTTCATTTCAGCTCTCTCTGTGCGCTGTTTGAGCCAAAATCTTCACTTCACagccacttgtttttaaaaataagaagctCTAGTTCTGTGTGAATGTGAAGATTTAAATATAATTCTACAAACATATACTTACTAGTTTCACCTTTCAGTtctgaaaaagtatttttacagTTATGAGGATTAGAACTACAGGccttataaattttttttgaaGGTTTATATTTACTTGGCTCAAAAATAACAATACAAAAGGAAGCTGCTTGTCTAAATGGGGTATTCACACATAATATACCTGCTAACCTCAGACTCACACAGATGCAACAGAAATGTCAGTCCACTGTGAGATTGGTAGATGAAATCTACATGACAGTTACCAGAAAaattcaaaagaaagaaaaagacagtttTTCTCCTTACTTATCTGTGCATAAAAAGGATAGACCACACAAACTGCACATACTCTTTAACCAGTTGTCAGCATTCCCAAATGATGGAAATAACATCCTTTGTTTTTCACATTTAGGATTAAAATTTGCCTCTATTTACTTGTTAAATAGTTAAAATTCTCTTGTATTTGAATATCCAGTGATTTGCATTTATATGCACATAACACTTACTGCATCAGTATTCTGGAAGACTGCATGTTTTACAAACACTGAACACAGGATTCTTATGATGCTGGGCATATTCATTGCTTTATCACAAGGAAAATTATCTCTTGATTGTGACAGAACAACTGCATCAGCTCAGGAAATTTAAAACAATCAACATTTACTGACAATACACTTGGGGGATGGTTTGATTCCATATTTGTGGCCTATCCACACATGGTGCAGgtagagaaaaacagaaaggattttctttttatggGAGATGGGGGGTTGGTTGTGAGgttttaagttaaaaaaaaaaggcttctgCAAAACCTAGTTTGGCTAGGTAACACAAACTACAATGAAAGAAAAGTAAATACCCCTACCAAAAACAACAGAATCATGACCTTCAGTCATTTATCTGCACTGGCTTGACAATGAGAATATTTTCAAGGTCCTCCCAACTTTGACAATTTAATAATTCTAACAGCTACATCAGAAATGCCTTAATCTCTTCTGTGTGACTCCAAAGCCCTTTAATGTAGGTCTGATGTTTGCAAAGTTTTAAGATCCAGTTCTGAGGGCCTTTAGTGGTTGCAGCTAGAGGCATACTGATACCAGCCATCCTAACATGCATTAGAAACTCTCTCTTTGTAAGAACTATGCTTAAACAATTACAAGCATTTGTTTACAAGTAACAGTATACTTAATGTACAAGTATTTGAACTCCTCCCAATAATTTTCAAGTTTTTCTGTCTAAACTTAAGTAGTTGGTACCTACAGACTGTGCAAACTGGCACTTGCAACTGCACTACAGCTGACTGCTGCAGAAATAAGTAAGTCCTTCAGGGAAATAATGGGCTTCATCTATGACTAGGGCCACACAGAAAGAGCCAGGCCCATCCTTGCATGTATTTGTtacttaaaacaaaaaaagtgatGAACAAGCATGAACTTCAGACTGACATTCACCAAAATAAAGGGTACTTACGCTTTTCTCAGTTTTTCAAGGACAATTCGCCTCCTAATCTGCATTTGAGCATTTGAATCAACAAGTGGGAAGGTGAGATCTTCCTGTTGATCATCCTGCATTAGACAAGAAACTTTAACAGCTATAACCTAGTGTTTAACTGAAGTCAGTACACCAAAAAAGTCACAGACaatcaataaatatttaaacacCAAATAACTCTTATCTCTGAAAAAGACAACCCCAAACAACCATTTTTCAATGGACAGACACTTGCATAATCTGATGCAACATACAGTATGCAGCTAATGGTACTTTCTCTTTCTCCATGTGAGATACTTATCCACTTATGACAGCAGAAACAAAGTAGTAATTCTTTGAAGGTCTATTCAGGCTTCACACAACCTCCACACTGTTACACCAGACACTTACTTTGTCTTTGCTTGGATGTCCCCCTGCTTGCGCTTGCCTCGCTGCCTCCTCAGCCAAGACACACCTTCCTTTATAGAACTCTCTCACTCGGAGTTCTAGGAActctgtttcttcttttaatttttcataacTAGGCACAGGCTTAACTATTCCACCTGAGCCTGTGAAAGGTAAAGAGTAGTTCAAACTGTTTTCAGATTCCCCTACAGCAACAGTGTTGAGATCATCAGCTGTATCTAAGTCATCCTCATCAAGCTCTTCAGTCTCCTGGCTGACACATGCTATGCACTCTGATGAGCCCAAAGAAGTGTAGTTTGGGCCATAGAGAAATTTTAAAGTTTCCTCAGTTCTCCATTCCATAAGTGTTTGCCTAAGCACATCTAGTAAACTGCCTTTAGAATTAACTGGATGCCTCAGTTCAGGGTTTTTATGTTCTGTTGACTTAGCTAATACTCTTTTAAGATGTTCTGCTCCTCTTTTGCTCACACCTAGAAAAACTATCTGTGATCCACATCTATTTTCAAAGACTTCTGAAGCACTTGATTTCCCAGGAGCAGTATTGTCTGAAGGTGGTGCAGTTACTTCATTATGAACAGAGCAAGTGTGTCTTTCTTCCTGAGTGTCTAATTTACAATGAGAGAGTTGTTCAGTGGCTTCTACCACACCGGCATCTTCAGTTTTAGGGCTGGCCTGGACTTTCTGAGCATGCTTCTTTTTGAGGATGCTTTTTCTGTGCAGTTGCTGTGCAAAACTGGCTGAACTTGACTGACTTCCTGGTAGGacagaagaaataaattcttGTTCAGTATCAGTACTGCTGTCACTGGCTGTGTCGTGAGAACCAGATTCACATGGATCTGAAGATATCCTAGGGTTTTCAATGTCAGATGCTTTAATTACTTCATCACGTAGTTTCACCTCTTCTCCAGACCGTCCACTACAATAGAAAACACAAGTCATCAGTGAAATAAGAAATGGCTTTTAACTGCAATAGTTTCTCATTCTCATGTAAGAATGATAAACAAAGCATTTTTCCCCTTATAACAGAAGTGTAATTTTTTGCTTTAAGAATCACGAGTGTTCTTCTAAAAGCCTTCTTGAACTCTAAGTTGTACTAGTCTGCAATCAAAATGACAAGTGAGTTCTCAGCTGATTATTGGTAGTTAGAAAAGAATAGTACAAACAAGATATTATTACAGACAGCAGAACAATGTCAGACTTAGCATCATGAATAGTGCAAGTTTAAAATGAAGACAGGCATGCTAACATGTATAGGAATATAGTACCCTTAAATCAGGGGGACAGCTGAGCTGTTTCAGCATATATAAGTTTGCCACCTAATGGCAATGCgttgctaaagaaaacaagcaaaGTTGCACAATGCACAGAGAGGTACAGTGAGATGACAGAGTAGCATGATTTCATTTTGGCTCATATAAACCTTTTAGATTAAGAAGTACAGAAGCTTTCATCACATATAATTGGCACAATTTTCTTTATAAAGAATAGATGGCATAAAATATTCAAAGTACAAACAGTGTATTTGTTTCAGATTTCAACAGGCTCAATTAAGACACACAATCCAAGAGCAGCTGTACACTAAATCATACAGATCAAATATGCTGGGTTAGaatcacaaaatgaaaaaaaaatttgcataggCTCTAGTAAGGTCTTTTTTACAACACAACAAATCAAAGATTCCCTTTGCATCTGCTATGATGCTAAAATTTTTAGCTGTACGTGCAtataacaacaaaaataaattgttcAGTGTACCTCCGTCCCTCCTTCAGCAGCTCTATGTCTGGAggtctggaaaaagaaaagagaatgaACATTTGCCTGCTAAATCTATTGTCTTGAAATACACATGAATACAAAAACTGTTGAGTTTGGAAGGGACATCTGAGGATGTTCTAGTCCAACACCCTCTGTTCAAAGCAAAGCTAGCAGGAGGAGGTTTGTGCACGTGTTCAGGGAGTGTGACTCGTGTGCCTGCAGCACAAAGCTGTTGCAGTGAACACAATTTAATGCAGTCACCAAGTCACACAAAGATTTGTCAGAAAGGACCTCTGGAAGGCCCTAGCCTGATCTCCTGCTTGAAATGCAACTGTCACCAGCACTGGGCTAGGTCAGCCACAAATTCATGAAGTTTAGATCTTGAAAACCTCCAAAGACGGAGATTTCAAAACATTGCTGAGTATCCTGTTTCATTCCACCATAACCTTAATACAGTATTTTTCCaaatgtccaacctgaaccatTCATGTGATTATCTGTGGCCATCAAAAAGAACACCTTGGCTTTGTAATCTTTCTAACTTTTTTCAACTAGTTGTGTGCTGCTTTCAGATCACCCTTTGGTCTCTTCTTCAAACAAGTGAACATGCCAAGATCCTCATAGATCATAAGGTTCATATAGTAAAAATAATTCTGGGCTATTGATAGGAAAATGTTCaaattaatgtaaaaataagaatattcattatatttttactgatttaaaattttactttgtTAAAAATTAGGCTGTCaagttatatatttttttaaagaaaacagttttcagAGGTTTCCAGAAACTTAAAATATTACTAAACAAATTCTGAAGAGTTTCTTTCCAAAACCCTACTTGCAATTAATCTACCTCAGTTATGAGGCAGCATGACATTCCTATTCCTCTTATCCAATACCAAAAGTTAAAAATCTAATGTATCCTATGACAGACCTTTTAAAGAAAgacctttaaaagaaaacctttTAAACAGGCACTAAATGCAAGTCTGTACTAACACCTTTCATTATGTAAAAGACCCTGCAGGAAGTTGCACCACTCATATCAATAAACTGAATTTAGAAACTAACAGTGATAACATAGAGTGATTTAAATTATTAGCTCCATATAATTCTTTTTTGGCGTTTTAAGTGGAGGTTGTAGTCTCTTCTGTCaaaggaatttaaaatattctacTGTGTCAGTGTGTATTGGTGTGTGCACATGTATGTGGTTGTGCAAAGAGGTGTAGCTAGCCAAGAACTATCTGGgagtttgttggtttgtttttagaAAATACTGCCTCCCCACCAGCACCCACAATAAATAATTAACTATGCCAGGCATAAAAGAACTTTTGTTGTGAAGTATAAAGGGAGATTTTAGAAACACTTTTCTTGAAGACAGCAAAACATTACCTCAAAAGCACTGGTAAACGTAAACTTGTAATGGAGAGCCTAGTTTTACCTACTAGAATACCTCAGATCTGATGAGGCTGCTCTAAAGCTCTTCTCTGCTTGATCATGTATTTCATACACATCTAACTCCAGCTAGTTTCTTTTGTTGAAACCCAGGGACTATGAGAAGTAGCACCTTGGAGAATGAAAGCTGAGTAAATTTGCTGAACATTCCCTATGCCAGTCTTTGTTGTTCAACAGTGACACCCATTGGCTCCATTGATTATTTGCAAGCCCGTGTTCTGAGATGGGAACATGGACTGCATACACTGTTCCAAAATGTGTATTGCAGGAAGAACAAGAAATAGGCAATCTGAAATTTAGATTGGATAATAAAACCTCCTCATGTTATAGACTGGCTTTCAGATGCAAGCATTCACTGTCTAAGCTTAAGATCAATGCCAAGTGCTGTGCTAAAATTAGAAAATCTCTTGTAACAGAGTAAGATTATTCCAACCTGTTTGTAAAAATTCAATCCCAGTCAGTCCATTTTAAAGTTAATAGGAGCTGACTGGTTTTTCTGACTAGTCTGCCCTCTAAACTAACATGGTCACATCTACTAAGTAGATGAGAGTAGTACTGAACCATGCCAATTACTGTAATCCATACAGCTACAAcacttttaaaacaaacacCATGCTAAGCTAACATGTTAACATCAGCCACTTCTGCTTCAGCCAAATCATTTTGATGAGCTGCAGCTCTTAATTACCACTGCAGATGCATAGAGAAATAATATTCTCAAAAGGTGCAATGAATGTATAAGATTATACttacttttcttcttctctcatcCACACTGGGCTTTTGGAAATCTGAGCTTCAAAATATTTAGATGCTCTATAGCAAAAGTTGCTGCAAAAGCACTGGCAACgagagaaagcaagaaaacacGACTAAGGTCAACTTTAATACAAAGAAAGGCACAAAGGTAATTTCTTTTAATGCCTGTAAAATTAACTAGCCATACATGTTTCTTTTCAAGCCTGTGGCCAGGGTTTTAATTTACCTAAAAACCCAACCTATCAAATAGGTCTATCCCATTCTGCACAAGCCACATTTAGCTGCTTCTTTCCTCCCCATTTTTCTGCTTCCTGCACTTTAATTACACAATGAGAAGCAAACCAGTGTTGGATTCTATATAACAGTACTTTAAAgaaaccccaacaaaccaaacTGTTCAAAGAGGAACCCATAACCCAATATGCTGTTCACACACTTTGAAAGACATACAATAAAATTCAGATGTCTAATAATGACAATTTTTGTTAGCAACAGAGCCTGGTATTTTGTAATACTTAGAACAACACCTAAAAATCTGCAGCAACTTTGAAAAATTTATTTGCAAACTTGCATCATGAGGGGAGAAAACAAAGCATCCCACTTCTTGTTGGAGTCTTGCCTGATTGCTCTTGAAAGCAATTCCTAAAATTCTGTGTATCCCAGAGTTTTAATCAGAGGAAAGGAAGGCATACTAGTGACACTGAAGAAATCTGTTCTGTAACTGGAAACATTTATGTTACAATTTAGTGTCTACCTGCCTGTAGGTGATTGTGTATCCTGCGAAATGGCAAAGATGACTGTCATGCAACCACGTGTGAATATGCTTCCAGAAAGAAACATTTTGTGAAGAGTTAGGTTTTATGTTGAAAAGTcctcaaaaaagaaatctaaatgTTCCCCAAAAAAGAACACTAAGGGATATGTAAGATGTAACTTGTACTGAATTACTGCAAACTTCAGTGATTGACAAGAATGTTCACTTTGACCCTACTAAAGCTCATCTGTGCTGGAGCAAAATAAAGAACACTTCTTCACAAATGCCTTTAACACATCAGCTGTGCCACATTCAAACACCTATCCAAGTTAAACTTTCCATCTTATGTTTAAGCTTAGAAAACACATGGATTTTGTCTCACCAAAGATATCATCTAGGAAGTGAAATGCACACAAAATTTCAACCgtttgagaaaattattttcataagaACCACACATATTTGCCTCTGAATCAAGCCACTATATGAATGCTGTCACAAAATGCATTTCTGATGTTGCCACCATTAAACACGTTCTAGAAATACACTTGTTACCATACCTTTCTTTCAGTGATATCATAAACTCTGTTCGTTTTTGTTGAAATTCTGTACTTCTGCTTTGGCACCTAAAACAACACAGTTTCATCAGCAAGACTGTCAGTTCCATCATGACTACAGAGAAAACTTCATTCTTAATTCACATATTTGGGTATGTGCAATATATTCTATTTAACTGAACTGCATACTACAACCACCTTTTCTCTCAGTTCTTGTGATGTTGCACCTTTCCAGATGTAAGAATGGCAGTTTATCTTTAATCATATACATCTCATTAATCAGAAAAAGGCAGCTCCACAGCTATAAGAAAACCAGTGCTGAACATGAAACAATGGAGCTGCCATGACAGAAGCTTTCCTCGTGTGTAAGTGCTGAGCAGTTACAGACAGGTCCCTCCTTAATCCACATCTATTTATATGCATGTGAGGCTGAACTGTCAGACCCCCACCACTACCCAGACAAACCCAGAGGAACTTATGCAAACTGTAACAGTTTTGAAATTAACATCTAAGCAAATAGATGAAGTCCAAACCAGTGAATTGTTTTGTACATCAGTAGATTGTTTTCAGATAAGCACATGTAGCACTGGTATTACATCACAGGTTATCTAACTGACCTCTGAGTTCTGCTTAAGCTCTCACACATCCTACCTAAAGAGGGGGGACACAGTTGACACACATTTTCATAGCAGATATATATGCATTCACATAACAATATCCCTGCATTgtattattttgcatttcaatcTTTTCATAGACACCTGTTGCTACACGGACAGAACAAGATTTCCAAGTTTTCCCATTCACAAAGGAAGGCCATGAAGCCACAACTTGTTCATCTTTATCCCTGTCAGAAAAGATACACAGATTGTGATTCTGATCATACAGTAACTTATTCTGTCATATAATAACTGCTGTCTGCTGGTCAAATTTCACCTTTCACTTTAGAAGGATTATACTGAAATGGAATTATATAATGCCCAGCTCCTTACTTGACAGTAATCTGTGCTTAATATTCTAagtttgaaattaaaaagaaaatgcaagagAATAAAAATTGTGAAAAGATTCCTTTGATAACAGCATTAAGGAGAAGCAACTTACATTTTGCAGCTTATTCTGACACAGAGGATAACCACACAGTTTGATGATAGACCGCTCATCAACAACGTCTTTATAGTGAGATGGAGTAATACATTTTCCCTAAAATGACAGGAAAGTAGTTCAACAACAAATACTG comes from the Passer domesticus isolate bPasDom1 chromosome 7, bPasDom1.hap1, whole genome shotgun sequence genome and includes:
- the RPAP2 gene encoding putative RNA polymerase II subunit B1 CTD phosphatase RPAP2 isoform X4; this encodes MAMMAAGTGKPRGRRAGNKHSAAQKNEDAAQRKADLEAALRNKIECEKKALAIVEQLLEEDITEEFLLNCGKCITPSHYKDVVDERSIIKLCGYPLCQNKLQNVPKQKYRISTKTNRVYDITERKCFCSNFCYRASKYFEAQISKSPVWMREEEKPPDIELLKEGRSGRSGEEVKLRDEVIKASDIENPRISSDPCESGSHDTASDSSTDTEQEFISSVLPGSQSSSASFAQQLHRKSILKKKHAQKVQASPKTEDAGVVEATEQLSHCKLDTQEERHTCSVHNEVTAPPSDNTAPGKSSASEVFENRCGSQIVFLGVSKRGAEHLKRVLAKSTEHKNPELRHPVNSKGSLLDVLRQTLMEWRTEETLKFLYGPNYTSLGSSECIACVSQETEELDEDDLDTADDLNTVAVGESENSLNYSLPFTGSGGIVKPVPSYEKLKEETEFLELRVREFYKGRCVLAEEAARQAQAGGHPSKDKDDQQEDLTFPLVDSNAQMQIRRRIVLEKLRKALSAVLGPLHIASGDVYTELKNLVKTFRLTSRNIIHRMPEWTLIAIVLLSVP
- the RPAP2 gene encoding putative RNA polymerase II subunit B1 CTD phosphatase RPAP2 isoform X3 → MAMMAAGTGKPRGRRAGNKHSAAQKNEDAAQRKADLEAALRNKIECEKKALAIVEQLLEEDITEEFLLNCGKCITPSHYKDVVDERSIIKLCGYPLCQNKLQNVPKQKYRISTKTNRVYDITERKCFCSNFCYRASKYFEAQISKSPVWMREEEKPPDIELLKEGRSGRSGEEVKLRDEVIKASDIENPRISSDPCESGSHDTASDSSTDTEQEFISSVLPGSQSSSASFAQQLHRKSILKKKHAQKVQASPKTEDAGVVEATEQLSHCKLDTQEERHTCSVHNEVTAPPSDNTAPGKSSASEVFENRCGSQIVFLGVSKRGAEHLKRVLAKSTEHKNPELRHPVNSKGSLLDVLRQTLMEWRTEETLKFLYGPNYTSLGSSECIACVSQETEELDEDDLDTADDLNTVAVGESENSLNYSLPFTGSGGIVKPVPSYEKLKEETEFLELRVREFYKGRCVLAEEAARQAQAGGHPSKDKDDQQEDLTFPLVDSNAQMQIRRRIVLEKLRKALSAVLGPLHIASGDVYTELKNLVKTFRLTSRNIIHRMPEWTLIAIVLLSVWVPRHTTGIPGCRDCKKAE
- the RPAP2 gene encoding putative RNA polymerase II subunit B1 CTD phosphatase RPAP2 isoform X1, whose amino-acid sequence is MAMMAAGTGKPRGRRAGNKHSAAQKNEDAAQRKADLEAALRNKIECEKKALAIVEQLLEEDITEEFLLNCGKCITPSHYKDVVDERSIIKLCGYPLCQNKLQNVPKQKYRISTKTNRVYDITERKCFCSNFCYRASKYFEAQISKSPVWMREEEKPPDIELLKEGRSGRSGEEVKLRDEVIKASDIENPRISSDPCESGSHDTASDSSTDTEQEFISSVLPGSQSSSASFAQQLHRKSILKKKHAQKVQASPKTEDAGVVEATEQLSHCKLDTQEERHTCSVHNEVTAPPSDNTAPGKSSASEVFENRCGSQIVFLGVSKRGAEHLKRVLAKSTEHKNPELRHPVNSKGSLLDVLRQTLMEWRTEETLKFLYGPNYTSLGSSECIACVSQETEELDEDDLDTADDLNTVAVGESENSLNYSLPFTGSGGIVKPVPSYEKLKEETEFLELRVREFYKGRCVLAEEAARQAQAGGHPSKDKDDQQEDLTFPLVDSNAQMQIRRRIVLEKLRKALSAVLGPLHIASGDVYTELKNLVKTFRLTSRNIIHRMPEWTLIAIVLLSVLSQTTPLFKNTQTSPMYTQFLTTLLKELHFRNEDLESLTRIFRID
- the RPAP2 gene encoding putative RNA polymerase II subunit B1 CTD phosphatase RPAP2 isoform X2 — its product is MKMLLRGIISEEQKADLEAALRNKIECEKKALAIVEQLLEEDITEEFLLNCGKCITPSHYKDVVDERSIIKLCGYPLCQNKLQNVPKQKYRISTKTNRVYDITERKCFCSNFCYRASKYFEAQISKSPVWMREEEKPPDIELLKEGRSGRSGEEVKLRDEVIKASDIENPRISSDPCESGSHDTASDSSTDTEQEFISSVLPGSQSSSASFAQQLHRKSILKKKHAQKVQASPKTEDAGVVEATEQLSHCKLDTQEERHTCSVHNEVTAPPSDNTAPGKSSASEVFENRCGSQIVFLGVSKRGAEHLKRVLAKSTEHKNPELRHPVNSKGSLLDVLRQTLMEWRTEETLKFLYGPNYTSLGSSECIACVSQETEELDEDDLDTADDLNTVAVGESENSLNYSLPFTGSGGIVKPVPSYEKLKEETEFLELRVREFYKGRCVLAEEAARQAQAGGHPSKDKDDQQEDLTFPLVDSNAQMQIRRRIVLEKLRKALSAVLGPLHIASGDVYTELKNLVKTFRLTSRNIIHRMPEWTLIAIVLLSVLSQTTPLFKNTQTSPMYTQFLTTLLKELHFRNEDLESLTRIFRID